A genomic region of Mycolicibacterium poriferae contains the following coding sequences:
- a CDS encoding DUF1844 domain-containing protein, with protein MTEVPEPSSLAAELSVRELADVPAVEVITRAAVMLMSAAAEKLGLSADDPDDSPHRDLDEARRLITGLAGLVTASAEYLGPHAGPVRDGLKSLQLAFREASAAPEEPGKGPGEKYTGPVW; from the coding sequence ATGACCGAGGTTCCCGAACCATCCTCCCTGGCAGCCGAGCTGTCCGTCCGCGAGCTCGCCGACGTCCCCGCCGTCGAGGTCATCACCCGGGCGGCAGTGATGCTGATGAGTGCGGCCGCCGAAAAGCTCGGGCTCTCGGCCGACGATCCGGACGACAGCCCCCATCGCGACCTCGACGAGGCTCGCCGCCTGATCACCGGGCTGGCCGGCCTGGTCACCGCGTCCGCCGAATATCTGGGACCGCACGCCGGACCCGTGCGCGACGGGTTGAAATCCCTGCAGCTGGCGTTCCGTGAGGCCAGCGCGGCACCCGAGGAGCCCGGGAAGGGGCCGGGAGAGAAGTACACCGGGCCGGTCTGGTAG
- the infC gene encoding translation initiation factor IF-3: MCVGSSRTAGSIQGGPISTETRVNERIRVPEVRLIGPGGEQVGIVRIEDALRVAADADLDLVEVAPNARPPVCKIMDYGKYKYETAQKARESRKNQQQTVVKEQKLRPKIDDHDYETKKGHVVRFLEAGSKVKVTIMFRGREQSRPELGFRLLQRLGADVADYGFVETSAKQDGRNMTMVLAPHRGAKTRAKAAHDADAPAAQRKAQPAQEAPTDTPQN, from the coding sequence ATGTGTGTGGGCTCCTCGAGGACAGCAGGATCTATCCAGGGAGGCCCCATCAGCACTGAGACCCGCGTCAACGAGCGCATCCGCGTACCTGAAGTCCGCCTGATCGGACCGGGCGGTGAACAGGTAGGCATTGTGCGCATCGAAGATGCTCTCCGCGTTGCCGCGGATGCCGATCTCGATCTCGTCGAAGTAGCTCCCAATGCCAGGCCGCCGGTCTGCAAGATCATGGACTACGGCAAGTACAAGTACGAGACGGCCCAGAAGGCGCGCGAGTCTCGCAAGAACCAGCAGCAGACCGTCGTCAAGGAACAGAAGCTGCGTCCCAAGATCGACGACCACGACTACGAGACCAAGAAGGGTCACGTCGTCCGCTTCCTGGAAGCCGGGTCGAAGGTCAAGGTGACCATCATGTTCCGCGGACGCGAGCAGTCGCGGCCCGAGCTCGGGTTCCGGCTCCTGCAACGCCTGGGCGCCGACGTCGCCGACTACGGCTTCGTCGAGACGTCCGCCAAGCAGGACGGCCGCAACATGACGATGGTGCTGGCCCCGCACCGCGGCGCGAAGACTCGCGCCAAGGCGGCGCACGATGCAGACGCTCCAGCGGCGCAGCGCAAGGCGCAGCCCGCCCAGGAAGCACCCACCGATACCCCACAGAACTGA
- the rpmI gene encoding 50S ribosomal protein L35, with amino-acid sequence MPKAKTHSGASKRFRRTGTGKIVRQKANHRHLLEHKPSTRTRRLEGRTEVSGNDTKRIKKMLNG; translated from the coding sequence ATGCCGAAGGCGAAGACCCACAGCGGCGCGTCGAAGCGGTTCCGCCGCACCGGAACCGGAAAGATCGTGCGCCAGAAGGCCAACCATCGCCACCTGCTCGAGCACAAGCCGTCGACCCGCACCCGCCGGCTCGAAGGCCGCACCGAGGTGTCGGGCAACGACACCAAGCGCATCAAGAAGATGCTCAACGGCTGA
- the rplT gene encoding 50S ribosomal protein L20 has product MARVKRAVNAQKKRRTVLKASKGYRGQRSRLYRKAKEQQLHSLTYAYRDRRARKGEFRKLWISRINAAARSNDMTYNRLMQGLKAAGVEVDRKNLAELAVSDPAAFTALVEVAKGALPADVNAPSGEAA; this is encoded by the coding sequence ATGGCACGCGTGAAGCGCGCGGTCAACGCGCAGAAGAAGCGGCGTACCGTACTCAAGGCATCGAAGGGCTACCGGGGCCAGCGCTCGCGGCTGTACCGCAAAGCCAAGGAACAGCAGCTGCATTCGTTGACCTACGCCTACCGGGACCGCCGCGCCCGCAAGGGTGAGTTCCGCAAGTTGTGGATCTCACGCATCAACGCCGCGGCCAGGTCCAACGACATGACCTACAACCGGCTGATGCAGGGCCTCAAGGCCGCCGGCGTGGAGGTCGACCGCAAGAACCTCGCCGAGCTGGCCGTCAGCGATCCGGCTGCCTTCACCGCGCTGGTCGAGGTGGCCAAGGGTGCACTGCCTGCCGACGTGAACGCCCCGTCGGGCGAGGCTGCCTGA
- a CDS encoding TrmH family RNA methyltransferase has translation MVAAVKLHRHTGRRRAARFLAEGPNLVEAALRRGLVSEVFVTENAAERFADLLAGAQTQLVTERAAKALSDTVTPVGLVAVCTVPDADLEQVLADGPTLVAVPVGVSEPGNAGTIIRVADAMGADAVVLAGPSVDPYNGKCLRASAGSIFSIPVIAEPDTDAALTGLRDAGLQVLATVLDGSVSLDDVDLARPTAWLFGPEAHGLPPDVVELATARVRIPMAGNAESLNIGSAAAICLYQSARASRRR, from the coding sequence GTGGTGGCAGCAGTAAAACTGCACCGCCACACCGGGCGCCGCCGCGCCGCACGTTTCCTCGCCGAGGGGCCCAACCTCGTCGAGGCCGCGCTGCGGCGCGGACTCGTTTCCGAGGTGTTCGTCACCGAGAACGCCGCAGAGCGGTTCGCCGACCTGCTTGCCGGCGCCCAAACCCAGCTCGTCACCGAACGCGCGGCAAAAGCCTTGTCGGACACGGTGACTCCGGTAGGCCTGGTGGCGGTGTGCACGGTCCCTGACGCCGACCTGGAGCAGGTGCTCGCCGACGGGCCCACGTTGGTCGCGGTGCCCGTCGGCGTCTCCGAGCCCGGCAACGCCGGGACCATCATCCGCGTCGCCGACGCCATGGGCGCCGACGCGGTGGTGCTCGCCGGCCCCAGCGTGGATCCGTACAACGGCAAGTGCCTGCGCGCCTCGGCCGGCAGCATCTTCTCCATCCCCGTCATCGCCGAACCCGACACGGACGCGGCGCTCACCGGCCTGCGGGACGCCGGATTACAGGTGTTGGCCACCGTGCTGGACGGTTCGGTCAGCCTCGACGACGTCGACCTGGCCCGACCGACCGCATGGTTGTTCGGGCCGGAGGCCCACGGCCTGCCGCCGGATGTCGTCGAGCTCGCCACAGCCCGGGTGCGAATCCCTATGGCGGGCAACGCCGAAAGCCTCAACATCGGCTCCGCGGCAGCCATCTGCCTGTACCAGAGCGCTCGCGCCTCCCGCCGCCGCTGA
- a CDS encoding oxygenase MpaB family protein, whose translation MADPSTAPTDHPLGPDSLTWRYFGDVRTGMLGVWIGAIQNMYPQLGAGVEDHSVLLREPLQRVARSVYPIMGVVYDGDRAAATGAQIRSYHKTIKGVDAAGRRYHALNPETFYWAHATFFMLILKTAEYFCGGLTEAEKRQLFDEHVQWYRMYGMSMRPVPTSWEAFQDYWAHKCDEELEINRATLDIFSIRIPKPWFVLMPTPVWDQMFKPMVDAQRWIAAGVFDPALRERAGMRWTPGDEILLRLFGKLVELAFVAVPDEIRLHPRALAAYRRAEGKLPPDAPLVEAPALMAPPRDRRGLPMHYVPARKSLLDRVGSLVHSTFSLAGVRPARGRAEAA comes from the coding sequence ATGGCAGACCCTTCGACCGCCCCCACCGACCATCCGCTCGGGCCGGACTCGCTGACGTGGAGGTACTTCGGCGACGTCCGCACCGGCATGCTCGGCGTGTGGATCGGCGCGATCCAGAACATGTACCCCCAACTCGGAGCGGGCGTCGAGGATCACTCAGTACTGCTGCGCGAACCACTGCAGAGGGTGGCGCGGTCGGTGTATCCGATCATGGGAGTCGTCTACGACGGCGACCGCGCCGCCGCCACGGGCGCGCAGATTCGCAGCTATCACAAGACCATCAAGGGCGTCGACGCCGCCGGGCGGCGCTACCACGCGCTGAATCCCGAGACGTTCTACTGGGCGCACGCCACGTTCTTCATGCTGATCCTCAAGACTGCGGAGTACTTCTGCGGCGGATTGACCGAAGCCGAGAAGCGCCAACTGTTCGACGAGCATGTGCAGTGGTATCGCATGTACGGCATGAGCATGCGGCCGGTGCCGACATCCTGGGAGGCCTTTCAGGACTACTGGGCGCACAAGTGCGACGAGGAGCTCGAGATCAACCGTGCGACCCTGGACATCTTTTCCATCCGGATTCCCAAGCCGTGGTTCGTGCTGATGCCGACACCGGTCTGGGACCAGATGTTCAAACCGATGGTCGATGCGCAACGCTGGATCGCCGCAGGGGTTTTCGACCCGGCGCTCCGCGAGCGAGCGGGCATGCGATGGACACCTGGCGACGAGATTCTGCTGCGGCTGTTCGGCAAGCTCGTGGAGTTGGCATTCGTGGCCGTACCCGATGAGATCCGGTTGCATCCGCGTGCGCTGGCCGCCTACCGCCGCGCGGAGGGCAAGCTGCCGCCGGACGCGCCGCTGGTCGAAGCGCCGGCGTTGATGGCCCCGCCTCGGGATCGTCGCGGTCTGCCGATGCATTACGTGCCGGCCCGTAAGTCGCTCCTGGACCGCGTGGGCTCGCTGGTGCATTCGACGTTCTCGCTGGCCGGTGTGCGCCCGGCGCGCGGCCGGGCCGAGGCGGCCTGA
- a CDS encoding adenylate/guanylate cyclase domain-containing protein, with protein sequence MDDAESSEPGTDHSSGPLGWLRGVNQHDGVVSAIRRARRALPGDPEFGDPLSVSGLGGPRAAARAADRLLERAAASRELSLGALQVWQALTERVSGRPANAEATLVFTDLVGYSAWSLNAGDEATLRLLRRMAQVVEPPLLESGGHIVKRMGDGIMAVFADPTTAVRSAIAAREAIRSVDVDGFTPRMRVGVHTGRPQRIGSDWLGVDVNLAARVMERATRGELIVSAATLDRIPQEEFDTLGVTARKLRRQMFAPKQDGVPPDFVMYRLKSRKPTDEDDGEATGA encoded by the coding sequence GTGGACGACGCCGAGTCGAGTGAGCCGGGAACCGATCACTCGTCAGGCCCGCTCGGCTGGCTGCGGGGAGTCAATCAGCACGACGGTGTCGTTTCTGCCATCCGCCGTGCCCGCCGTGCCCTGCCCGGTGATCCCGAGTTCGGCGACCCGCTGTCGGTGTCCGGTCTGGGCGGACCGCGAGCGGCCGCCCGGGCCGCCGACCGCCTGCTGGAACGCGCAGCCGCATCCCGCGAGCTCAGCCTGGGGGCGCTGCAGGTCTGGCAGGCTCTGACCGAGCGGGTTTCGGGCCGGCCCGCCAACGCCGAGGCGACGTTGGTGTTCACCGATCTGGTCGGCTATTCGGCGTGGTCGCTGAACGCCGGCGATGAGGCGACGCTGCGGTTGCTGCGCCGCATGGCCCAGGTGGTGGAGCCGCCGCTGCTGGAGTCCGGCGGCCACATCGTCAAGCGCATGGGCGACGGCATCATGGCGGTGTTCGCCGATCCGACCACCGCCGTCCGCTCGGCGATCGCCGCCCGCGAAGCGATCAGATCCGTCGACGTCGACGGATTCACCCCACGCATGCGGGTCGGTGTCCACACCGGACGTCCGCAGCGCATCGGCTCGGACTGGCTGGGCGTCGACGTCAATCTGGCCGCGCGGGTGATGGAACGCGCCACTCGCGGCGAGCTCATCGTCTCTGCCGCCACGCTCGACCGGATCCCGCAGGAGGAGTTCGACACGTTGGGCGTGACCGCACGCAAGCTGCGGCGCCAGATGTTCGCACCCAAGCAGGACGGCGTCCCGCCCGACTTCGTCATGTACCGGCTCAAGAGCCGCAAGCCGACCGACGAGGACGACGGCGAAGCCACGGGGGCGTGA